GAAAGCTGCCAAGTTCCAGGTGCTACATAATGGTGTGGAAAAAAGATTTGCTGATTCAGATCCTGCCTTATTTCAGGAAAAGTACGGATTAAAGGATTTCGTATTATATTCAGGGCATCTGGGCCCCGTAAGGAAAAATGGCCTGAATATCATTAAAGCGATGCAGAAGGTAGATGCTCCCTGCGTTATAATAGGTGACACTCTGGTAAATGATGAAGGCAAAAAATGCCTGGCAGAAATAGAGAAAAACTCTAACATCACTTATCTTGGCTGGATTGACCATAATGATCCAATACTGGAATCTGCCTATGCCGCCTGCCACAGTTATATACTTCCCACTCGCTACGAAACCCCTGGTAGAGCAGCACTGGAAGCTGGACTTGCCGGAGCAAATATCGTGATCACTCCCAAGGGTGGAACAAAGGAATATTTCGCTGAACATGCACTATATCCTGATCCTCTGGATGTAAATGCCATTGCCAAATCAATAGAGGAATCTTTAAACAAGAAAAAGGGTACTCAGCTCAAAGAAAGGATCCTTAAAAAATATATCTGGGAAGTTATTGCTGCCCAGACAAAAGAACTTATCGAAGGATTATAATGTCGATACTTTTGAGGATCAAGAAAATTGTACGCAGGTTGCAGAAGCATATAATCACTTATAAAAATCTTGCTGTACCTTTCAGGCAATATGTGCTTTCAATTATTAAATTTGAAGTAATCAGAAAAGTAAAATTAAAACTAAAATATAAAAAAACCGGATTGGTCTCAGTAAATATCGAGACAATATCCATGTGCAATCGAAGTTGTGAATTTTGCTTTAATCATCCCCGTTTTGAAAAAAGAACTCAGGGTGAAATGTCATCCGGGCTCTGGAAGAAAGTGATGAATGAATTGGCTGAGGTTAATTTTTGCGGCAGGATAGGTCCTCATTTTTATAATGAACCACTACTGGATAAACGCCTGCCTGATCTGATAGCCTACACCCGTAAAGTGATGCCGTATTGCTGGATACAGATAAATTCCAATGGTGATTACCTTAATGAGGAATTGTTGCTCAATCTATATGAAAAAGGAGTGAATTACTTTTTTATCACTAATTATGATAATGATGATAAAGCGATCCTTGATGATCTTACTGCTAAATACCCAGCCTTAATAGGAGTAGTTAAAAACATTGATATGTGGAGAACTGATCGCGGTGGGGAGATATTTAAAAAGGAAAAACATGAAAATATTCCCTGTCTGCGTCCCGCATCACAACTGGTCGTTAACTGGAAGGGTGAAGTCCTACTTTGCTGTATGGATTTTTATGCGCAGTATTCATTTGGAAATCTGAGCAATACAGAACTATTTTTTATCTGGAATAAAAAGGAATTTCAAGAGATACGCGAAAAGCTGAAAGTCTCACGCCAAAATGGTTATCCTATTTGTTTAAAGTGTGATGATCCTGGATTTATTCCCTGGTAATATGATGAAAATATTAGATATACCTATCATAAATCGTCTGATGAATTATTCCTGGGGTACTTTCCTCAATAAATTCCTGATATTCCTGCTTTTACCTGTGATCAGTCATGCCTTGAAACCGGAAGAATACGCAGTATATTCCATATTACTTCTTTTTGCCTCTATTGCTGGTCATTTCTTTCAAATGGGTTTGCATCAATCCTTGATGACATTATATCACCAGCAACCTGATAATAATGGCAAAAAGACCCTAATATCAACTACCTGGAGAGCTGTAGGCATAAACAGCCTGGTCTTGACCGTGATAATTCTGCTGCTAAGGCAGCCACTGGGAAGTTTACTTATCAACAGCTCTCAGAATTTCGGACTACTGGTAAGTTTAACTGCTCTCATGGTCTTTCTGGATGTTTTCTATAGTCTTACCCTGGTTTTATTAAATATCAGGCAGCAAGCAAGAGAATATTCTGTCTTGAATTTAACCCGGAATCTGGTGACCCTGGGCGGAGTATTATTACTTAGCGTTTGCAAATGCCTTAATATCAATACTTTTTTCTATATAATAGTGGCAGCAAGCTTCATTTCACTGCTTCATTCGTTATACTACTTCAAAGGCATCTGGCGGGATCTCTCGGACAATGTCTCTGAATACATTCATTTTTCATTCCCCTTATTTAAAACTATCCTCAGGTTTGGAATTTTCATGGTGCCAGCCACTTTTGCGGTTATATCGCTGCAGAGTGCTGATAGATACATGCTAAATCTTTTGTCTGCCAGAACTCTCTATGATGCCGGCATTTATGCAATTGCCTATAAGATCGGCATGATCATGTCATTATTCACTGTCATTTTTGATCTGCTGTTTTTCCCGTACATCATGCAGGAAAAGAACATAAAGATCGTAAAAGAAAAACTTAGGATGCTGTTTTCTTTTTACTCTTTTTCCGGTACTTTGATAGCAGTAGTGATAATTTTATTTTCTAGAGAGATCTTCCTGGTACTGGATAGTTCATATCAGGAAGGTGCAGCACTGGTATTTTTTGGTGTAATATCCATGTATCTCAGAGGGATGTCAAATATCCTGGTATTAGGCTTCTATATGCTGAAAAGGTCAGAGGTTATTGCTCTGGCTTCCGTACTGGCAGCGATCATTAATATATTTCTTAACTGGCTCTGGATACCACATTATGGCATTTCAGGTGCTGGATTCGCCTCGATAGTTGCCTACTTCTTTATTGTGACATTTAATTTCATCACAGTGGAAAGGGCATTCAAATCAAATTACAAAGCTGGCTGGATCGCGGTCTCACTACTGATCATTATGGCTGTGTCATATTTTAATTATACTCATAGCCAGGTTAGTATCAGCTTTTTTGCTTTAAAACTTGGCTTTAGCATTTTCCTTTGTTTTATGGGCTATCTATATATCAAAAGAAAAGGTTACCTGAAATATTTATTGAACAGAATAAGGCAGCAGATATGAAATATCAATTAGGGTCATTTATTTCGGAAATTATTGAAGCCAACCTTTCACAGGGATTAGAGCTTATTCCCAGGAGCTCAGTATTGATCATCGATCAGAATGTAGCAGGTTTATATCCTGCAATCAAAGATCATAATGCTCCCAGCTTGCTGATAGAAGCCGAAGAAACTAACAAAGATCTCAAAACCGCAGAGAAGATATTCTCCTGGCTGCAGGAAAAGAAAGCCAATAGAAGTACTACGATCGTTGCTGTGGGTGGGGGGATCACTACTGATCTGGCTGGCTGGGTTGCCAGTAATTATATGCGGGGTTGTCATCTGATCAATATACCCACAACTCTCATCGGTATGATAGATGCAGCTATTGGTGGTAAGACAGCCATAAATTTTCATCAAACCAAAAATTTGATCGGCAGTTTCTATCCGTCAAAAAAGGTGATTATCATCCCCGAAGTATTACAGAGTCTGCCAGAAAAGGAGATTCAAGCGGGACTTGCTGAATTGATCAAAATGGCGTTATTACCTGAAAGTAGGATACTAAAACTATTAATTGAGCTGAAATCTAACTGGCAATCGGAACTCCATACTTTGATCAAGATGGCAATCGAACAAAAAA
This is a stretch of genomic DNA from Candidatus Stygibacter australis. It encodes these proteins:
- a CDS encoding glycosyltransferase, yielding MSIYFYSYPSLKINPGGPTYKTAMLHKHLSRLGMDVKLFNMWEDIKFTENDLFYIFTANISTYPLTVNLTQKGIKYIVNPIFYSNHNAGKIKLYRDLEKPFRSLFKRSFSDYYITETICRDAEKILPNTEAERDLLHNAFNLKAAKFQVLHNGVEKRFADSDPALFQEKYGLKDFVLYSGHLGPVRKNGLNIIKAMQKVDAPCVIIGDTLVNDEGKKCLAEIEKNSNITYLGWIDHNDPILESAYAACHSYILPTRYETPGRAALEAGLAGANIVITPKGGTKEYFAEHALYPDPLDVNAIAKSIEESLNKKKGTQLKERILKKYIWEVIAAQTKELIEGL
- a CDS encoding SPASM domain-containing protein, with amino-acid sequence MQKHIITYKNLAVPFRQYVLSIIKFEVIRKVKLKLKYKKTGLVSVNIETISMCNRSCEFCFNHPRFEKRTQGEMSSGLWKKVMNELAEVNFCGRIGPHFYNEPLLDKRLPDLIAYTRKVMPYCWIQINSNGDYLNEELLLNLYEKGVNYFFITNYDNDDKAILDDLTAKYPALIGVVKNIDMWRTDRGGEIFKKEKHENIPCLRPASQLVVNWKGEVLLCCMDFYAQYSFGNLSNTELFFIWNKKEFQEIREKLKVSRQNGYPICLKCDDPGFIPW
- a CDS encoding 3-dehydroquinate synthase family protein; translation: MKYQLGSFISEIIEANLSQGLELIPRSSVLIIDQNVAGLYPAIKDHNAPSLLIEAEETNKDLKTAEKIFSWLQEKKANRSTTIVAVGGGITTDLAGWVASNYMRGCHLINIPTTLIGMIDAAIGGKTAINFHQTKNLIGSFYPSKKVIIIPEVLQSLPEKEIQAGLAELIKMALLPESRILKLLIELKSNWQSELHTLIKMAIEQKMNICKIDLRDQSERRLLNLGHTFAHVIESVSDYQVEHGRAVAIGIIKATGLSYEQKLITKNRHDFIINLLHSYFPANYLQLAKWILNAILQNGREFYENDKKSKLILFSGEDGVAVCETVEWNKFKNILTEIN
- a CDS encoding oligosaccharide flippase family protein, with product MMKILDIPIINRLMNYSWGTFLNKFLIFLLLPVISHALKPEEYAVYSILLLFASIAGHFFQMGLHQSLMTLYHQQPDNNGKKTLISTTWRAVGINSLVLTVIILLLRQPLGSLLINSSQNFGLLVSLTALMVFLDVFYSLTLVLLNIRQQAREYSVLNLTRNLVTLGGVLLLSVCKCLNINTFFYIIVAASFISLLHSLYYFKGIWRDLSDNVSEYIHFSFPLFKTILRFGIFMVPATFAVISLQSADRYMLNLLSARTLYDAGIYAIAYKIGMIMSLFTVIFDLLFFPYIMQEKNIKIVKEKLRMLFSFYSFSGTLIAVVIILFSREIFLVLDSSYQEGAALVFFGVISMYLRGMSNILVLGFYMLKRSEVIALASVLAAIINIFLNWLWIPHYGISGAGFASIVAYFFIVTFNFITVERAFKSNYKAGWIAVSLLIIMAVSYFNYTHSQVSISFFALKLGFSIFLCFMGYLYIKRKGYLKYLLNRIRQQI